Proteins encoded within one genomic window of Citrobacter amalonaticus Y19:
- a CDS encoding efflux transporter outer membrane subunit has protein sequence MRNFRFLTLSMALLLAGCSLAPDYQRPALPVPQQFSLSQNQLVTSPAGYQDSGWRQFFVDPQVKTLIDEALRNNRDLRMATLKVQEARAQYRVTDADRYPQLNAESSGNWSGKLKGDTRSTREYEAGLNLSFDLDFFGRLKNMSEADRQNFFASEEARRAVHILLVSNVAQSYFNQRLAFAQLQVAQETLSNYERAYALVEKQLVTGTTNVLALEQARGVIESTRSDIAKRQGELAQANNALQLLLGSYGALPDDTRQNVGDLNGVTLPPSLSSHILLQRPDIMEAEHALMAANANIGAARAAFFPSITLTSGISGSSSDLSTLFSAAGGMWNFIPKVELPIFNAGRNQANFDLAEIRQQQSVVNYEQKIQNAFKEVADALALRQSLADQIRGQQRYLSSLQITLQRARALYRNGAVSYIDVLDAERSLFTTQQTLLDLNYARQVNEITLYTALGGGWLE, from the coding sequence ATGCGTAATTTTAGGTTTCTCACGCTCTCGATGGCGTTACTGCTGGCAGGATGTTCACTCGCGCCGGACTATCAGCGCCCGGCGCTCCCGGTGCCGCAACAGTTTTCTCTGAGCCAGAACCAACTGGTGACGTCACCGGCGGGTTATCAGGACAGCGGCTGGCGGCAGTTTTTCGTCGATCCACAGGTAAAAACGTTGATTGACGAGGCGCTGCGCAACAACCGCGATTTACGCATGGCGACGCTAAAAGTGCAGGAGGCGAGGGCGCAATACCGGGTCACCGATGCCGATCGTTATCCGCAACTGAACGCAGAAAGCAGCGGAAACTGGAGTGGAAAGCTCAAGGGCGACACCCGCAGTACGCGTGAATATGAGGCCGGACTGAACCTGAGCTTTGATCTGGATTTCTTTGGCCGACTGAAAAACATGAGCGAAGCCGACCGACAGAACTTCTTCGCCAGTGAAGAGGCGCGTCGGGCGGTGCATATTCTGTTGGTGTCCAACGTGGCGCAGAGCTATTTCAATCAGCGTCTGGCCTTCGCGCAGCTCCAGGTGGCGCAAGAAACGCTGAGCAACTATGAGCGCGCCTATGCGCTGGTGGAAAAACAACTGGTCACCGGCACGACCAACGTGCTGGCACTGGAACAGGCGCGCGGCGTGATCGAAAGTACCCGCAGTGACATCGCGAAGCGTCAGGGTGAACTGGCGCAGGCGAACAACGCGTTGCAACTGTTGTTGGGGAGCTATGGCGCACTGCCGGATGACACGCGACAGAACGTCGGCGATCTCAACGGCGTGACGTTACCGCCGTCGCTTTCATCGCACATCCTGTTGCAACGCCCGGACATTATGGAAGCCGAACATGCGCTGATGGCGGCGAATGCCAATATCGGCGCGGCGCGGGCGGCATTTTTTCCCTCCATTACGCTGACCAGCGGAATTTCTGGCAGCAGCAGCGACCTTTCAACGCTGTTTTCGGCGGCAGGCGGGATGTGGAATTTCATTCCGAAGGTGGAGTTACCCATCTTCAACGCCGGGCGTAATCAGGCCAACTTCGATCTGGCTGAAATCCGCCAGCAGCAGTCGGTGGTCAATTACGAGCAGAAGATCCAGAACGCTTTCAAAGAGGTTGCCGATGCGCTGGCGCTGCGCCAGAGCCTGGCCGATCAGATTCGCGGTCAGCAGCGTTACCTGTCCTCGCTACAAATCACCCTTCAGCGCGCCAGAGCGCTTTATCGCAACGGTGCGGTGAGCTATATCGACGTGCTGGACGCCGAACGTTCGCTCTTTACGACACAACAAACCCTGCTTGACCTTAATTATGCCCGGCAGGTTAACGAAATTACGCTCTATACCGCGCTTGGCGGCGGTTGGCTGGAATAA
- the cusF gene encoding cation efflux system protein CusF → MNTVFKAVVFAVFSTLAINAQANEHHHGDMMSAMPAAEQSPVISATGVVKSVDRESKKVTIEHGPIPALNWPAMTMRFTITPQTQLNDIKAGDNVAFTFIQQGNLSLLQDIKSQ, encoded by the coding sequence ATGAACACAGTATTTAAAGCAGTGGTATTCGCGGTTTTCTCGACGCTGGCGATTAACGCTCAGGCTAATGAGCACCATCACGGCGATATGATGAGCGCCATGCCTGCCGCCGAACAAAGCCCGGTAATCAGCGCCACCGGCGTGGTGAAAAGCGTTGATAGGGAAAGCAAAAAAGTCACCATTGAGCATGGTCCTATTCCCGCGCTGAACTGGCCGGCAATGACCATGCGTTTTACCATCACGCCGCAAACGCAGCTCAACGATATAAAAGCGGGTGACAACGTGGCGTTTACGTTTATCCAGCAGGGCAATCTCTCTTTATTGCAGGATATTAAAAGCCAGTAA
- a CDS encoding efflux RND transporter periplasmic adaptor subunit, whose protein sequence is MKNIALIIGSMMAGGIIAVGGYAYFAAAHPSAATPPATEKEARTVLFWYDPMYPNTRFDKPGKSPFMDMDLVPKYADEESASGAAPGVHIDPTQTQNLGVKTEAVRRGPLTFAQTFPANVSYNEYQFVIMQARAAGFVEKVWPLTVGDKVKKGAPLLELTIPDWVEAQSEYLLLKETGGTTTQIEGILERLRLAGMPDADIRRLTATRKIQTRFTLTAPIDGVITAFDLRAGMNIAKDNVVAKIQGMNPVWVTASVPESIAWLIKDASSFSLTVPARPDKSFAFRKWTLLPSADTTTRTLQLRLEVENPDEALKPGMNAYLNLKTESEPMLLIPSKALIDTGSEQRVITVDGDGRFVPKTVSVFQASQGVTAIRSGLDEGEKVVASGLFLIDSEANISGALDRMRAQQPSATSGNAAHAH, encoded by the coding sequence ATGAAAAATATCGCGCTGATTATCGGCAGCATGATGGCGGGCGGCATTATCGCCGTGGGCGGCTATGCGTATTTCGCCGCCGCGCACCCGTCGGCGGCGACACCGCCTGCCACGGAAAAAGAAGCCCGCACCGTGCTGTTCTGGTACGACCCGATGTACCCGAATACCCGCTTCGATAAACCCGGTAAATCGCCCTTTATGGATATGGATCTGGTGCCGAAATATGCCGATGAAGAGTCTGCCAGCGGCGCTGCGCCGGGCGTCCATATCGATCCGACACAAACGCAAAACCTCGGTGTGAAGACCGAGGCCGTGCGCCGTGGTCCTCTCACGTTCGCCCAGACGTTCCCGGCCAACGTCAGCTACAACGAGTATCAGTTTGTCATCATGCAGGCACGGGCCGCCGGGTTTGTCGAGAAAGTCTGGCCGCTAACCGTGGGCGATAAGGTGAAAAAAGGCGCGCCGCTGCTCGAACTCACGATCCCTGACTGGGTGGAGGCGCAGAGCGAATATCTGCTGCTCAAAGAGACCGGCGGTACGACAACCCAGATTGAGGGGATTCTGGAGCGGCTGCGTCTGGCCGGTATGCCGGACGCGGATATTCGACGTCTGACCGCAACGCGCAAAATTCAGACCCGCTTTACTCTCACCGCCCCCATTGACGGGGTGATTACCGCCTTTGATTTACGCGCTGGCATGAACATCGCCAAAGATAACGTGGTGGCGAAAATTCAGGGGATGAACCCGGTGTGGGTCACGGCCTCCGTGCCGGAATCCATCGCGTGGTTGATTAAAGACGCGTCATCGTTTTCGCTGACCGTTCCGGCGCGTCCGGATAAGTCATTCGCTTTCCGTAAGTGGACGCTGCTGCCCAGTGCAGATACCACTACCCGGACGCTGCAACTGCGTCTGGAAGTCGAAAATCCGGACGAAGCGCTGAAACCGGGGATGAATGCTTATCTCAATCTGAAAACGGAAAGTGAGCCGATGCTGCTGATCCCGTCTAAAGCGCTGATCGATACCGGCAGCGAGCAGCGGGTGATCACGGTGGACGGTGATGGCCGTTTTGTCCCGAAGACGGTCTCCGTCTTCCAGGCCTCACAGGGGGTGACGGCGATCCGTTCCGGGCTGGACGAAGGCGAGAAGGTAGTTGCCAGCGGCCTGTTCCTGATTGATTCGGAAGCCAACATTTCGGGGGCGTTGGATCGAATGCGCGCGCAGCAACCGTCGGCGACGTCCGGCAATGCGGCCCATGCGCACTGA
- a CDS encoding CusA/CzcA family heavy metal efflux RND transporter, which translates to MIEWIIRRSVANRFLVIIGALFLSVWGTWTIVNTPVDALPDLSDVQVIVKTSYPGQAPQIVENQVTYPLTTTMLSVPGAKTVRGFSQFGDSYVYVIFEDGTDPYWARSRVLEYLNQVQGKLPAGVSAEMGPDATGVGWIFEYALVDRSGKHDLAELRSLQDWFLKYELKTIPNVSEVASVGGVVKEYQVVIDPMKLAQYGISLSEVKGALDASNQEAGGSSVELSEAEYMVRASGYLQTLDDFNHIVLKSGENGVPVYLRDVARVQIGPEMRRGIAELNGDGEVAGGVVILRSGKNAREVISAVKSKLETLKSSLPEGVEVVTTYDRSQLIDRAIDNLSTKLLEEFIVVALVCALFLWHVRSALVAIISLPLGLCIAFIVMHFQGLNANIMSLGGIAIAVGAMVDAAIVMIENAHKRLEEWEHQHPGEALDNETRWKVITNASVEVGPALFISLLIITLSFIPIFTLEGQEGRLFGPLAFTKTYAMAGAAFLAIVVIPILMGLWIRGKIPAESSNPLNRFLIRIYHPLLLKVLHWPKTTLLVAVLSILTVAWPLSKVGGEFLPQINEGDLLYMPSTLPGISAAEAASMLQKTDRLIMTVPEVARVFGKTGKAETATDSAPLEMVETTIQLKPQEQWRPGMTMDKIIEELDKTVRLPGLANLWVPPIRNRIDMLSTGIKSPIGIKVSGNVLADIDAMAEQIEEVARTVPGVTSALAERLQGGRYLNIDINREKAARYGMTVGDVQLFITSAVGGAMVGETVEGIARYPINLRYPQSYRDSPQALRQLPILTPMKQQITLGDVATINITPGPSMLKTENARPTGWIYIDARDRDMVSVVNDLKKAIADNVQLKPGTSVAFSGQFELLERANHKLKLMVPMTLMIIFVLLYLAFRRVGEALLIITSVPFALVGGIWFLYWMGFHLSVATGTGFIALAGVAAEFGVVMLMYLRHAIEADPSLDNPQTFSAEKLDDALYHGAVLRVRPKAMTVAVIIAGLLPILWGTGAGSEVMSRIAAPMIGGMITAPLLSLFIIPAAYKLMWMRRHRKISP; encoded by the coding sequence ATGATTGAATGGATTATTCGCCGCTCGGTGGCCAACCGCTTTCTGGTGATCATTGGCGCGCTCTTTCTCAGTGTCTGGGGCACCTGGACTATCGTCAACACGCCGGTGGATGCGCTGCCCGATCTGTCCGATGTGCAGGTGATCGTCAAAACCAGCTATCCGGGACAGGCGCCGCAGATTGTCGAGAATCAGGTCACCTATCCGCTGACCACCACCATGTTGTCCGTGCCGGGCGCGAAGACGGTGCGCGGCTTCTCGCAGTTTGGCGACTCGTATGTCTATGTCATTTTTGAAGATGGCACCGATCCGTACTGGGCCCGTTCACGCGTGCTGGAATATCTCAACCAGGTGCAGGGTAAGCTCCCGGCGGGCGTTAGTGCGGAAATGGGGCCGGACGCCACCGGCGTGGGTTGGATCTTCGAGTATGCGCTGGTCGATCGCAGCGGTAAACACGATCTGGCGGAACTGCGATCGCTTCAGGACTGGTTCCTGAAATATGAGTTGAAGACCATCCCGAATGTGTCGGAAGTGGCCTCTGTAGGCGGCGTGGTGAAAGAGTATCAGGTGGTGATCGACCCGATGAAACTCGCTCAGTACGGCATTAGCCTGTCAGAGGTGAAAGGCGCGCTGGATGCCTCTAACCAGGAGGCGGGCGGCTCGTCGGTGGAACTGTCGGAAGCGGAGTACATGGTCCGCGCCAGCGGGTATCTACAAACGCTGGATGACTTTAATCACATTGTCCTGAAATCAGGGGAAAACGGTGTGCCGGTGTATCTGCGTGATGTGGCGAGAGTGCAGATCGGCCCGGAAATGCGCCGGGGAATCGCCGAACTCAACGGCGATGGTGAAGTGGCCGGCGGGGTGGTCATATTGCGTTCCGGTAAAAACGCGCGTGAGGTGATTTCGGCGGTCAAAAGTAAACTTGAGACGCTGAAAAGTAGCCTGCCGGAAGGCGTGGAAGTAGTGACCACCTACGATCGCAGTCAGTTGATTGACCGCGCCATCGACAATCTCAGCACTAAGCTGCTGGAAGAGTTTATCGTCGTGGCGCTGGTCTGTGCGCTGTTCCTCTGGCACGTGCGTTCCGCGCTGGTGGCGATCATCTCGCTACCGCTGGGGCTGTGTATCGCTTTTATCGTGATGCATTTCCAGGGGCTGAACGCCAACATTATGTCGCTTGGCGGGATCGCTATCGCGGTGGGGGCGATGGTGGATGCCGCCATTGTGATGATCGAAAACGCCCATAAACGGCTGGAGGAGTGGGAACATCAGCATCCGGGCGAAGCGCTTGATAACGAGACGCGCTGGAAGGTGATCACCAACGCGTCCGTGGAGGTCGGCCCGGCGCTGTTTATCAGTTTGCTGATCATCACACTCTCTTTTATTCCCATCTTTACCCTTGAGGGTCAGGAAGGACGCCTGTTCGGGCCACTGGCGTTTACCAAAACGTATGCGATGGCGGGGGCGGCGTTTCTGGCGATCGTGGTGATCCCGATTCTGATGGGGCTGTGGATCCGCGGTAAAATTCCGGCGGAAAGCAGCAACCCGCTCAACCGCTTTTTGATCCGCATTTACCATCCGCTATTGCTGAAAGTGCTGCACTGGCCGAAAACCACGCTGCTGGTGGCGGTGCTCTCGATCCTGACGGTTGCCTGGCCGCTGAGTAAAGTGGGGGGCGAGTTCTTACCGCAGATTAACGAAGGCGATCTGCTGTACATGCCGTCCACGCTGCCGGGGATTTCGGCAGCAGAAGCGGCCAGTATGTTACAGAAAACCGACAGGCTTATCATGACCGTACCGGAAGTGGCCAGAGTCTTTGGTAAAACCGGGAAAGCGGAGACCGCCACGGATTCAGCTCCGCTGGAAATGGTGGAAACCACTATTCAGCTTAAACCGCAGGAGCAGTGGCGTCCGGGCATGACGATGGACAAAATCATTGAGGAACTGGACAAAACCGTCCGCCTGCCGGGGCTGGCAAACCTGTGGGTGCCGCCGATTCGTAACCGTATTGATATGCTCTCTACCGGTATTAAGAGTCCGATTGGGATTAAAGTTTCCGGTAATGTGCTGGCCGATATCGATGCCATGGCTGAGCAGATTGAAGAGGTCGCCCGAACCGTCCCAGGCGTGACGTCCGCGCTGGCCGAGCGTTTGCAAGGGGGCCGTTATCTCAACATCGACATTAACCGTGAGAAGGCGGCCCGCTACGGCATGACGGTGGGCGACGTGCAGTTGTTCATTACCTCCGCCGTCGGCGGGGCGATGGTGGGGGAGACCGTTGAGGGGATCGCCCGTTATCCCATCAATCTGCGTTATCCGCAAAGCTACCGTGACAGCCCACAGGCGCTGCGTCAGTTACCGATTCTGACGCCGATGAAGCAGCAAATAACGCTGGGAGATGTGGCCACAATCAACATCACGCCGGGTCCCTCGATGCTGAAAACCGAGAATGCGCGGCCCACCGGTTGGATCTACATTGACGCGCGTGACAGGGATATGGTCTCCGTGGTCAACGACCTGAAAAAGGCGATTGCCGATAACGTCCAGTTGAAGCCCGGTACCAGCGTCGCGTTTTCTGGTCAGTTTGAGTTGCTGGAGCGGGCGAACCATAAGCTGAAGCTGATGGTGCCCATGACGCTGATGATCATCTTCGTCCTGTTGTATCTGGCCTTCCGCCGTGTCGGGGAAGCGCTGTTGATCATCACCAGCGTGCCGTTTGCGTTAGTGGGCGGGATCTGGTTTCTGTACTGGATGGGATTCCATCTGTCGGTGGCGACAGGAACCGGGTTTATCGCGCTGGCGGGGGTGGCGGCGGAATTTGGCGTGGTTATGCTGATGTATCTACGTCATGCCATTGAAGCCGACCCTTCGCTGGACAATCCGCAGACGTTCAGCGCAGAGAAACTGGATGATGCGCTGTATCACGGCGCAGTGCTGCGGGTACGGCCCAAAGCGATGACCGTGGCGGTGATCATTGCCGGTCTGCTGCCTATTTTATGGGGAACCGGGGCCGGTTCGGAAGTGATGAGCCGGATTGCGGCGCCCATGATCGGCGGCATGATTACGGCGCCGCTGCTGTCACTGTTTATTATCCCTGCGGCTTATAAATTGATGTGGATGCGCCGTCACCGCAAAATATCACCTTAA
- a CDS encoding flagellar brake protein: MGFGMAKDNKFEIVAIIREELLRKTKVELKFKDTSVVTQLEKVDFDYFVIANNSDIPLSSIQSFILHSDSGIIRFNARFSQSLTDKLECGLAYRIPEVILLVQRRQHQRFSFLKGYHFYCSGRYKNGENYVLQIKNISRGGCALISQKINTRFLYKNALIKGALLDFEQFGRLHCDLRVVNVVAINEFDENNQLYSCQQISCKFEFKHPRDALDVEKVIIHFLMSNKLKSL, translated from the coding sequence ATGGGATTTGGGATGGCAAAGGACAATAAATTTGAGATCGTGGCCATTATTCGCGAAGAGCTTCTCAGAAAAACCAAGGTGGAACTGAAATTTAAAGACACCAGCGTGGTCACTCAATTAGAAAAGGTTGACTTCGACTACTTCGTGATTGCCAACAATAGCGACATCCCTCTCTCTTCTATCCAGTCTTTTATCTTGCACAGTGACAGCGGCATTATCAGGTTCAATGCCCGATTCAGCCAGTCGCTGACCGATAAACTGGAGTGCGGACTGGCGTATCGCATACCTGAAGTGATCTTATTGGTCCAGCGCCGCCAGCATCAGCGTTTCTCTTTTTTAAAGGGATATCACTTTTACTGTTCTGGTCGCTATAAAAATGGTGAGAACTACGTGCTGCAGATTAAAAATATCTCTCGCGGTGGTTGTGCACTGATCTCACAAAAAATAAATACCCGCTTTCTTTATAAAAATGCGCTGATCAAAGGGGCACTCCTCGATTTTGAACAGTTTGGTCGTTTGCATTGCGATCTCCGGGTGGTCAACGTTGTTGCTATTAACGAATTTGATGAAAACAATCAGCTTTATTCTTGTCAGCAGATCTCCTGCAAGTTCGAATTTAAACATCCCCGCGATGCGTTGGATGTCGAAAAGGTCATTATTCATTTTTTGATGAGTAACAAATTGAAAAGTTTATAA
- a CDS encoding helix-turn-helix transcriptional regulator: protein MLMCGNEDFVGSSVSTYLKSKNAEVTNVPWQVMVDYSARYRHRLMIFNIISHEQSYADFVSYLNKNRFKVYDNAVVVIADDRLAKLCIELLYVEKAIVLTDKSPLRDFGRLTTLTGECWNPRLFRSQKRLSDREQQILSLLVRGYSPGEISSLISVSYKTIQTHKMRVIAKLGLAHSTELNKLIVRFNHPLSFLS from the coding sequence ATGTTGATGTGTGGAAATGAAGATTTTGTCGGCAGCAGTGTCTCAACGTATTTGAAAAGTAAAAATGCCGAGGTGACGAATGTCCCCTGGCAGGTGATGGTGGATTACTCTGCACGTTATCGCCATCGGCTGATGATTTTTAATATTATCAGCCACGAACAGTCTTACGCAGATTTCGTGAGCTATTTAAATAAGAACCGCTTTAAGGTTTACGATAATGCCGTGGTGGTGATTGCCGATGACCGTCTGGCGAAATTGTGCATTGAGTTGCTGTATGTTGAAAAGGCCATTGTGCTGACCGATAAATCACCGCTGCGTGATTTTGGTCGACTGACAACCCTGACGGGGGAGTGCTGGAATCCGCGCTTATTCCGTTCGCAAAAACGGCTGAGCGATCGTGAACAACAAATCCTCAGTTTGTTGGTGAGAGGATATTCGCCCGGCGAGATATCGAGTCTGATCAGCGTGAGTTATAAAACGATACAGACTCATAAAATGAGAGTCATCGCTAAGTTGGGGCTGGCCCATTCTACTGAACTGAATAAACTGATTGTCAGATTCAACCATCCGTTGTCTTTTTTGTCCTGA